Below is a genomic region from Acidimicrobiia bacterium.
CGGTGAACACCGGCGATGACATCGTCTGCACGTTCACCAACACGACGAACACGGCCACGGTCACCGTGGTCAAGAACATCGGCTCGGACACCACGCCCGTGGCCGGGTGGACGTTCGACGGGTTGCTGCCCGGTGGCTCTGACCCAGCGCTCTTCACGGCCAACGGCACCACGAGCCTCCTCGGTCAGCAGACCAACAACGCCGTGTTCGCGGTCGACCATGTCAGCAACTCGGGGAGCCCGCTCACCCTCACCGAGATCCCGGTGCAGGCTGACTTCTCGTATGGCGGTGTCACCTGCGCCAGCGGGCCGAACAACGTGCCGGTCACGACCACCGTCCATGGCGGCACGCTGAACGTCAACACCGGCGACAACATCGTGTGCACGTTCGTGAACAACCCGGCGGGGATCGGCCTCACGAAGACGCCCAACCCGTCGGCGGTCACGGCCGGCTCGAACGTGACCTTCACGCTCGTCGCCACGAACACGTCGGGTGTTCCGCTTCACAACGTGATCTTCACCGACGATCTTGACAGCGCGTTCACGTTCGTGTCGTCGCCCGATGGCTGCTCGGCGGTTGGCCAGCTCGTCACGTGCGGGCCGTACTTCCCGCTTCCGTCCACGCTCGATCCCGGTCAGACGAAGACGGTGAGCTTCGTCGTCGCTGTCGGGGTCGGGCTGCCGGCAGGAACCGTGATCCCGAACACGGCCAACGTCGTGGGAGATCCCGCGGACGGGCCACCGGTGACCGCGACTGCGCCGGCGAGCGTCAGCGTGGTCGAGGTGTTGACAGAGGTCGTGACGAGGCCAGGCAGTGTCGCCGGCGTTCTGCCCTTCACGGGCTCGGCGTCGGAGATCCTCGTCAAGACGGGTTTGTGGCTGCTCGGTATCGGCAGTGTGCTGGTGCTGCTGACCAGCCGCAGGTTCCGCCGGCGCCGGGCGGTGGGTGCATAAACCCGCCCGGGCTGAAGCAGGAGCAGTCGGCCCCGGGCGCGGCCCGGGGTNNNNNNNNNNGGGGGGGGGGGGGGGGGGTGTACTCGCGCCCGGGCCCGCCGTGTCGCCTCCACGCGTGGGCGCCGGAGCGTTTCGCACGGAGCTTGCAGTGCTCTGGAGTGGTGGGCGACGGCCTGTACTGAGTTGGACCGGTGCCGCTACGGTGGCCGGATGCGCGGAACCGCGGGTCGGCTTGCCGATCGCGGTCGAGATCGCCTGGCCGGCGCCCAGCGGCGTCTCTCACGAACGGTCTTCGGCACGCTCCGGCCATCGCTGGTCATTGTCGGAGCACACAAAGCCGGCACGACGGCCTTGTTCGATTACTTGGCGCTCCACCCACAGGTCGCGGCGCCGCGGAAGAAGGAACTCAACTTCTTCGGGTGTGACATCCGTTACGGGAGCGGCGCGGGCTTCTACAAATCGTTCTTTCCGGCTCGAACAAGTCCTGGGGACTCCCGCATCACGTTCGAGGCTACGCCGCACTATCTCTTCGCAGCCGAGAAGGCGGCGCCTCGGCTTCGTTCGTTCGATCGCGACGTCCGGATCATCGCTCTGCTGCGCGATCCCGTCGACCGAGCCTACTCCGCCTGGCAGATGCACCAGGCGTACCGCCGGACCGATACGAAGGTGTTCAACACGTGGGTCTGTGAGTGTGACGGAGCGACGGAGGCCGCCGCCTTCCGCCCGCGACGCGAGCAGTACGGCCGCTCCTTCACCGACGATGTCATTGAGGAACTCGAGGTCGAGGAACAGGGCCAGCGGATCGAATGGTCGGTGATCGGCCACGGGCGTTACGCTGATCAGTTAGCGGTCTACTTTGAGCAGTTCGCTGCCGACCAGATGATGATCATCGACAGTGCGAAGATGAGGACCGATCCCCGCTCCGAGCTGCGGCTTGTGGAGGAGTTTCTTCATCTCGACCATCACGACTGGCACGCCGACGATCTTGCCCCGCGGTTCGTCGGTGGGTACTCGGAGCCACTGCCACTCGACGCCCGTCGGGTCCTGGCTGACCACTACCGGCCGTTCAACGATCGCCTGCAAGCCATGCTCGACCGCGAGTTCGACTGGGCGTGAGCCTCTACCGCGGGGCTGGCTGAGAACAACTCGGGGATATCTGAGTCGGTGAGCGCTCGCTCATCGAGCGCCGCCCGCCGGATGGTCCGTGGAACGAACGATCAGCGATGGCGTCGTCGCTGAGGTGAAGTCGCGTCTCGCCGTTCCTGCTGTCCAGTCAGCCGAACTCGGTGCGGGTCATCGTCACCGCTGAGCCGTCGACCACGGCAGGACTCTGGCGGGCTTCAGCGGGCTTGCGCGGAGGTCGCGACGCTGCTCGCAGAGATGCGAGGCGCGATCCAATCGACAGCCAGATATCAGAACGACACAATCCACCACTTCGAGCTTGTTGTGGCCTTGGTAGTGCGAAGTGCGATTACCCCGGAGCGAGACGGCGGCGGTCGACCGGGAAAGCAAGACTGGCCTGAAGCAAGACCAGCGGCGCCCTCGGCAGGACTCGAACCTGCGCACACGGCTCCGGAGGCCGATGCTCTATCCGCTGAGCTACGAGGGCACGAGGGCGAGGGCGAGGGCAGGGAGAGCCAGGGTACACCGCGCCCGGGCGGGATCGACGTGGGTGTCAGGCCGTGTCGTCGGCGCGGGCGGCGGCATCGAGGGCGGCACGCGCGGCAGCTTCGATCGGGCTGGCTCCGGCGCCGAGTCCGTGGAGCAGGTGCGCGCGCTCCCGCGTGCAGGAGCGCGATCGCGACCACAAAGCGGGCTCCGCGGTGTGGCCACGGATTTCTCCCGGGGTCGAGCGGGAGAACGCAAGTACGATGCGACCACGGCGCGCCGCCGCCGCGCCCACCCTCGTGATCCGCGAACAGCTCGTCGCCGCGCTTCGTGCCGCGCTCGCCGAGGCCGGCTTTTCCGAGCCGGCCAGTGGTGTCGCGCTCGAACCACCGAAGCAGCGGGAGCACGGCGACTGGAGCTCACCGGTCGCGTTGCCGGTGGCGAAGGGAGCCGGCGAGAAGCCGCGAGACGTCGCCGCGAAGCTCGTCGCATCGCTCGATGCCAGCCCGCCGCCACATGTCGAGCGGATCGAGATCGCGGGACCAGGCTTCATCAACTTCCATCTCGCGCCCACGTGGTTGCACGACGTGCTGCGCGGCGTCGCGGCAGCCGGCGACCAGTACGGCCGCGGCACGGCGCTCGCGGGTCGTCGGATCAACCTCGAGTTCGTATCGGCGAACCCCACGGGACCGCTCCATGCGGGTGGCGGGAGGTGGGTGGCAGTCGGTGACGCGCTCGCCAACCTGCTCGCTGCTCAAGGTGCGGAGGTGCACCGCGAGTACTACTTGAACGACGCGGGCAACCAGCTCGACACGTTCGGCGCTTCGCTCTTCGCTCGTTACGAGGGTCAGGAGCCTCCTGAGGACGGCTATCAGGGCGAGTACCTCGTGGAGATGGCAGCACGGCTTCGCGCCGAGCTAGGTGACGCCGTCTCCGAAGAGCAGGCGCGCGAGTGGGGGTACCTCGACGTCGTCGGTCAGCTCGATCGAGACCTCGGGCGCATCGGCGTGCACTTCGATACGTGGTTCTCGGAGCGGACCCTTCACGAGCGAGGCGAGGTCGAGCAGGTCATCGCCGACCTGCGCGAGCGGGGTCACACGTTCGAGAACGACGGGGCGCTCTGGTTGCGCAGCACGGAGTTCGGGGACCAGCGCGACCGGGTGCTGGTGAAGTCTGACGGCAACACCACCTATCTGTGCAACGACCTCGCGTATCACCGGGACAAGTTGGCCCGGAAGTGGGAGCACCTCATCGACATCTGGGGTGCCGACCATCACGGTCAGGTGAAGTCGCTCCAGGCGGGACTCGAGGCACTCGGGTTCCCGCCCGGCGAACCGGAGGTCGTGCTGGGTCAGCTCGTGAACGTGCAACGAGGTGGCGAGCTGGTCCGAATGTCACGGCGCGCGGGGAACATCGTGGCGCTGGCCGACATCCTCGACGACGTCGATCCCGATGTGTGCCGATTGACCTTCCTGCTCCAGAGCATCGACACCGCGCAGACGTTCGATCTGGATGTGGTGACGCAGCAGTCGATGGAGAACCCCGTGTACTACGTGCAGTACGCGCACGCTCGAGTGGTATCGATCGCGCGCATCGCCGCCGAGCGTGGCGTTACGCGCAGCCCGTTGCAGGAGGTCGATCTCGCACCGTTGGTGCACGAGCGCGAACTCGACTTGTTGCGCGCGCTCGCCACGTACCCAGACGACGTTCTCGAGGCGACCGAGCTGCGTGCACCCCACCGAGTGACCACGTGGGTCCGCGACTTTGCCGCGCGCGTCCACGGCTTCTACCGCGACTGTCGCGTGATCACCGACGACGCCGCGCTCACTCAGGCCCGCTTGTGGCTCGCCGAGGTGTCCCGCATCGGGCTGGCGAACGCGCTCGGTTTGTTGGGTGTGCACGCGCCGGACGAGATGACGCGTCTCGACGATGATGAAGACGGCGACGGTCAGGGCGGATGATCACCGACGCACCGATCGACACGTCGTTGATCCCACCCGGCTTGCTCTCGATCGATCTCGAGGCGCTGGCCGAGGAGTTTGGAACGCCACTCTTCGTGTACGACGAGGACGAGCTGCGGCGGCGCTGCCGTGAGTACGTCGAGTGCTTCGGCGTCAACGCCGTCACATACGCCGCAAAGTCGTTCCTCTGCGCGGCGATCGTCCAACTCGTCGATGAAGAGGCGTTGCAGCTCGATGTCGCGACCGGCGGTGAGCTGTTCGTGGCCCAGAACGCGGGCTTCCCAGCGGATCGAATCGTGTTCCACGGCAACAACAAGTCGGACGACGAGATCCGACTCGGACTCGAATTCGGAGTCGGGCGGTTCGTCGTCGATTCCTTCGACGAGATCTCCCGACTCGAAGCGGCCGTGAAGGCGTGGACGCGCGGAGATCCTCCGACTGTGTTGGTGCGGGTGACCCCAGGAGTCGAGGCGCACACGCACGAGTTCATCGAGACCGGCACGGAGAGATCCAAGTTCGGTTTCACGGTCACCGAGGGAATCGCGCTCGCGGCCGTGAAGCGCGTGGTCGAAAGCGGCGCGCTTCACTTCGGTGGCCTGCACAGTCACATCGGTTCGCAGATCGAGCGGCTCGATGCTTATGGCCGGGCAGTGGAGATCCTCGCGAAGCTTG
It encodes:
- a CDS encoding sulfotransferase domain-containing protein; translated protein: MRGTAGRLADRGRDRLAGAQRRLSRTVFGTLRPSLVIVGAHKAGTTALFDYLALHPQVAAPRKKELNFFGCDIRYGSGAGFYKSFFPARTSPGDSRITFEATPHYLFAAEKAAPRLRSFDRDVRIIALLRDPVDRAYSAWQMHQAYRRTDTKVFNTWVCECDGATEAAAFRPRREQYGRSFTDDVIEELEVEEQGQRIEWSVIGHGRYADQLAVYFEQFAADQMMIIDSAKMRTDPRSELRLVEEFLHLDHHDWHADDLAPRFVGGYSEPLPLDARRVLADHYRPFNDRLQAMLDREFDWA
- the argS gene encoding arginine--tRNA ligase; translation: MRPRRAAAAPTLVIREQLVAALRAALAEAGFSEPASGVALEPPKQREHGDWSSPVALPVAKGAGEKPRDVAAKLVASLDASPPPHVERIEIAGPGFINFHLAPTWLHDVLRGVAAAGDQYGRGTALAGRRINLEFVSANPTGPLHAGGGRWVAVGDALANLLAAQGAEVHREYYLNDAGNQLDTFGASLFARYEGQEPPEDGYQGEYLVEMAARLRAELGDAVSEEQAREWGYLDVVGQLDRDLGRIGVHFDTWFSERTLHERGEVEQVIADLRERGHTFENDGALWLRSTEFGDQRDRVLVKSDGNTTYLCNDLAYHRDKLARKWEHLIDIWGADHHGQVKSLQAGLEALGFPPGEPEVVLGQLVNVQRGGELVRMSRRAGNIVALADILDDVDPDVCRLTFLLQSIDTAQTFDLDVVTQQSMENPVYYVQYAHARVVSIARIAAERGVTRSPLQEVDLAPLVHERELDLLRALATYPDDVLEATELRAPHRVTTWVRDFAARVHGFYRDCRVITDDAALTQARLWLAEVSRIGLANALGLLGVHAPDEMTRLDDDEDGDGQGG
- the lysA gene encoding diaminopimelate decarboxylase; the encoded protein is MITDAPIDTSLIPPGLLSIDLEALAEEFGTPLFVYDEDELRRRCREYVECFGVNAVTYAAKSFLCAAIVQLVDEEALQLDVATGGELFVAQNAGFPADRIVFHGNNKSDDEIRLGLEFGVGRFVVDSFDEISRLEAAVKAWTRGDPPTVLVRVTPGVEAHTHEFIETGTERSKFGFTVTEGIALAAVKRVVESGALHFGGLHSHIGSQIERLDAYGRAVEILAKLADEIATTTGERVEELNLGGGLAARYLADDLDVPINEYAAALRAAVETHWAKGERPRILVEPGRSIVAASAITLYRVGTVKEIPGIGTYVAVDGGMSDNPRPVLYGAGYEAYLPARVAEARPLRCNIVGKHCEQGDVIVADAQLPTGVGVGDLLATPTTGAYGYSMASNYNKVTRPAVVFVRDGRTRLVVRRETPEDLVRLDVV